A section of the bacterium genome encodes:
- the rplU gene encoding 50S ribosomal protein L21, with the protein MAITNKISPKIASAEAAFAVIKTGAKQYRVSEGLIISMEIMKGEHALGEKVEFTDVLLKDDGKATTLGAPMIPGAKVVGEIVEIGRSAKVVGMRYKQKSRSRSMKFGHRQPFFKVKITKVA; encoded by the coding sequence ATGGCTATAACTAATAAAATATCACCTAAAATAGCGAGCGCAGAAGCGGCTTTTGCTGTTATTAAAACCGGCGCAAAGCAATACAGAGTTTCTGAAGGGCTTATTATAAGTATGGAAATTATGAAGGGAGAACACGCTCTAGGAGAAAAAGTAGAGTTTACAGATGTGCTTCTTAAGGATGACGGTAAAGCAACAACACTAGGAGCACCTATGATCCCAGGAGCAAAGGTTGTTGGAGAGATTGTAGAAATCGGAAGATCAGCAAAGGTTGTAGGAATGAGATACAAACAAAAGTCTCGTTCAAGATCAATGAAGTTTGGTCACAGACAACCTTTCTTTAAGGTTAAGATTACAAAGGTAGCGTAG
- a CDS encoding GatB/YqeY domain-containing protein, with translation MTISEQIRAELKEAMIAKDSVKMMTLRGLLSGFTNELVAVGKKPQDIITDEEAIAVIKRAVKQRKDAIEQFTNGGRADLADSEKAELALLEVYMPAQMSREEIQKIVEAKKAELGVDTTDKTKAGLLMSTCMKELKGKADGGDVKAVVDAMFA, from the coding sequence ATGACAATCTCAGAACAAATTAGAGCCGAGCTTAAGGAAGCCATGATAGCAAAAGATTCAGTAAAAATGATGACTCTTCGTGGTCTACTTTCTGGTTTTACAAATGAACTAGTGGCTGTTGGCAAGAAACCTCAAGACATAATAACTGACGAGGAAGCAATAGCTGTTATAAAGCGTGCTGTTAAGCAAAGAAAAGATGCTATTGAGCAATTTACAAACGGAGGAAGAGCTGATCTTGCAGATTCAGAGAAGGCAGAACTTGCTTTGCTTGAAGTCTATATGCCAGCACAAATGTCTCGTGAAGAAATTCAGAAGATTGTAGAAGCTAAAAAAGCAGAGCTTGGAGTTGATACAACAGATAAGACAAAAGCAGGACTTCTAATGAGCACATGCATGAAAGAATTAAAAGGAAAAGCTGATGGTGGAGACGTAAAGGCAGTTGTTGATGCAATGTTTGCATAG
- a CDS encoding HAD-IA family hydrolase: MKNTIKTIFVDAGGVLYLNNNGMACLNAELIQFIKTNQEKYIFVLISDTDLDLDDTLKKDGIDRLFKLVMTSAKAKLSKDEPEIYRQILFTMGLKAKEVVFIDNTQIFLDAAFALGINTILYDGDFAKTKKEIESIEQ, from the coding sequence ATGAAAAACACAATTAAAACAATTTTCGTCGATGCTGGAGGAGTACTATATTTGAACAATAATGGTATGGCCTGCCTTAACGCGGAGCTTATACAGTTTATAAAAACTAATCAGGAAAAATATATTTTTGTTCTTATCTCAGATACTGATTTAGATCTTGATGATACTCTCAAAAAAGATGGCATAGATAGATTATTTAAACTGGTAATGACCTCTGCAAAGGCTAAGTTAAGTAAAGACGAACCTGAAATATACAGACAGATTTTGTTTACTATGGGTTTGAAAGCCAAAGAGGTTGTATTTATTGATAATACACAAATATTTCTCGACGCTGCATTTGCACTTGGCATTAACACTATTCTTTATGATGGAGATTTTGCTAAAACAAAAAAGGAGATCGAGAGTATCGAACAATAG
- a CDS encoding inosine/xanthosine triphosphatase, which yields MKIIICTENKAKVQAVESVLNRVWSDFSLINEKFDSDISEQPLSEAEGIEGAMNRANNAKLKHEDADYYIGMEGYVDTNDYGMFLAGVVVVIDKNGKTGIGSSAKMQLPISIQKKIEEGQELGPLMKELMKDSTDSIRQLDGTNGILSKGLYNRVDEFKNATECALTRFQSPEFFD from the coding sequence ATGAAAATAATAATCTGCACAGAAAATAAAGCTAAAGTTCAAGCAGTAGAGAGCGTACTTAATAGAGTTTGGTCAGATTTTTCACTTATTAATGAGAAATTTGATTCAGATATTTCTGAACAACCATTATCAGAAGCTGAAGGAATTGAAGGAGCAATGAACAGGGCAAACAACGCCAAACTAAAACATGAAGATGCAGATTATTATATTGGAATGGAAGGATATGTTGATACAAATGATTATGGAATGTTCTTGGCAGGAGTTGTTGTTGTCATAGACAAAAACGGCAAAACAGGAATTGGATCAAGTGCAAAAATGCAATTACCAATTAGTATTCAGAAGAAAATTGAAGAAGGCCAAGAACTTGGTCCACTCATGAAGGAGTTGATGAAGGATTCAACTGATTCAATAAGACAACTTGATGGTACAAACGGTATTCTATCTAAGGGTTTATATAATAGAGTTGACGAGTTTAAAAACGCCACGGAGTGTGCGTTAACTAGATTTCAGTCACCTGAGTTTTTTGACTAG
- a CDS encoding DNA recombination protein RmuC, which translates to MNISSSTIAVIIIALLIVIINIVVLFILMRKSGAPKGFSEEEKAMFFAKDQSTQQIIQSSQQILLQQLNELSRNVDSKLGDVAKTVDNKLGDVAKNMDNKMYQSSKEMRESVQHQTTESFKLLKDVTERLTKLDETNRQVVSFADQLQSLQDILKNPKQRGILGEYYLETLLKNVLPIGSFQMQYPFKDGTIVDAVVFVKDKIIPIDSKFSLENYNRLSAERDPIEKEKLEKQFRNDLKARIDETSKYIKPSENTMEFAFMFIPHEAIYYDLLVAQVGSVKINTRDLIEYAFKEKHVIITSPTSFLAYLQTVLQGLKALQIEESAKEIRKRVEDLGKHLGAYEQFMQSLGKSLGTTVSHYNKAHRELAKVDKDVMRITESAVTAEIDPIVIDKPAMITEEE; encoded by the coding sequence ATGAATATATCTTCCAGCACAATTGCGGTTATTATTATAGCTTTATTGATAGTCATTATCAATATTGTTGTTCTGTTTATTTTGATGCGTAAGTCAGGCGCCCCAAAGGGCTTTAGCGAGGAAGAAAAGGCTATGTTCTTTGCCAAGGACCAATCAACTCAACAGATTATCCAATCCTCTCAGCAAATACTGTTACAGCAGTTAAATGAGCTATCTAGAAACGTAGACAGCAAGCTTGGAGATGTAGCAAAAACGGTGGACAATAAGCTGGGCGATGTTGCAAAGAATATGGATAACAAGATGTATCAATCGTCAAAAGAAATGAGAGAATCAGTGCAACATCAAACAACTGAATCTTTTAAGTTACTTAAGGATGTAACAGAGCGTCTTACAAAACTCGATGAAACTAACAGACAGGTTGTATCATTTGCAGATCAACTACAAAGCTTGCAGGATATATTAAAGAATCCAAAACAACGTGGAATTTTGGGTGAATATTATCTAGAAACACTGCTTAAGAATGTTTTACCAATAGGAAGCTTTCAAATGCAATATCCATTTAAAGATGGAACCATTGTGGATGCTGTTGTTTTTGTTAAAGATAAAATTATTCCAATTGACTCAAAGTTTAGTTTAGAGAATTACAATAGACTATCAGCAGAAAGAGATCCTATTGAAAAAGAAAAGCTAGAGAAACAGTTTAGAAATGATTTAAAAGCAAGAATCGATGAGACTTCAAAATATATTAAGCCTTCAGAAAATACTATGGAATTTGCTTTTATGTTTATTCCTCACGAAGCCATTTATTACGATTTGTTGGTAGCACAAGTTGGATCTGTTAAAATAAATACAAGAGATTTGATTGAATATGCGTTCAAAGAGAAGCATGTGATCATTACTTCACCAACATCCTTCCTCGCCTACTTACAGACCGTGCTACAAGGTCTAAAGGCACTACAAATTGAGGAATCAGCAAAGGAGATTAGAAAAAGGGTAGAGGACCTGGGAAAGCATTTGGGTGCATACGAGCAATTCATGCAATCATTAGGTAAGTCTCTGGGGACTACAGTGAGCCATTATAATAAGGCACACAGAGAGCTTGCGAAGGTAGATAAAGATGTTATGAGAATCACAGAAAGTGCAGTTACTGCGGAGATTGATCCTATTGTTATAGATAAACCGGCGATGATTACAGAAGAGGAATAA